In Candidatus Kaelpia aquatica, the DNA window TCGGGCATGAAAAACCACATATTAGCGGTTACTCTCTAGTGCAGCTAATTGAAACAAGCTCAATCACAGGCCATTTTTCAGAACTCTGGAATTCGGCTCATATAAATATATTTTCCTGCAAGAGATACGACCCTAAGCTGGCAATGGAATTTTCCAAAAAGTTTTTTGAAGCCAAAAGGGTAAGCAAGAGATATATTGTCAGAAAAATAAAGACCGACTGATCTTTCTAGAAATTCAAAAGTATATTAAACGCTTCTTTCTCTTTATTAAGCGAGATAGGAAAAGCAGGATAAGGTCCAGCCTTTTTTATAACCTCTATCGCTAAATCTCTTATAGTAGAATCAACCTCACCTACAACTGCAGGCTCACCTATCAGACCCCCTCTGCTGTTAAGAAGAAAAACGATATTCACTTCTCTGTTGAGACCCATATTTAGATAGTTCTTGCCAAAATAATCATAGATTATATTAGTAATTTTAAGGTAGTACTCTGAATAAGAACTGCGCTCTTTATCTTCTGCCAAAATTAGCTCTGTCTTAGCATGATCAAAGCTTCTAGTTAAGCCGGCTGAATCTGCCTTAGGACTCTCATAGCCAATCTGCTCATTGGCAAACTCGGCAACACTCT includes these proteins:
- a CDS encoding S-adenosylmethionine decarboxylase; its protein translation is MKDKIFGWELILDLYDCDPKKISTKKEIQSYVDRLCKLIKMKQYGKTLIPHFGHEKPHISGYSLVQLIETSSITGHFSELWNSAHINIFSCKRYDPKLAMEFSKKFFEAKRVSKRYIVRKIKTD